One Candidatus Thermoplasmatota archaeon genomic window carries:
- a CDS encoding 4Fe-4S dicluster domain-containing protein — protein sequence MNQIKTISKNDLNNFINKLIQDKNYEVVGVKSKDKRYVFDQLENASELRLDHDVTIIPPKKYFLPQYETLMKYDLEKQFEVKPNMEIKPRIIIGIHPYDVIALEQMDKVYLDSQTDDFYKKRREVTIIIASDIQNVSECSFAASMNTNTTDKGFDLLLTNIETKYAITIGSEKGKRLLEKYAKTEDAKEVDIKKIDEVRKKTLRKYKKKVILPKEEWSSVLVANYDSGIWEERSDRCIECSSCTMVCPTCYCYDVKDEVSLNLKTGNRIRTWDGCLLKDFTKVGSGEVFREEIKDRYRHRFFRKGNYLHERYGFVACVGCGRCSIACLPDIADPSDVINSLSHHKKSDDTSKFFIKQETKIAETNIIHMPRKATIKRIEKLTDAEKLFEIELDDKKPLGGKPGQFVEVSIFGVGEAPFGLASPPSDSPSFEIAVRKVGNVTSKLHKMSVGDKIGIRGPFGNGFDVKAMEGKNLMLTAGGIGMYPMRSLINYVLDKKNRKKFKQIIILYGAKRPKEILFTNEIEEWKKCDDTVCKLTVDRCEQGECWQGDIGLITTLFPKIRVDKLDSKNTIAVVVGPPVMYKFVIKSLQTMGIPDENIFVSLERRMKCGVGKCGHCQINGVYVCKEGPVFNYKEIKNLPEAFE from the coding sequence ATGAATCAGATAAAAACTATTTCTAAAAATGATTTAAACAACTTCATAAACAAGCTAATCCAGGACAAAAACTACGAAGTAGTCGGAGTTAAATCAAAAGACAAAAGATACGTGTTCGACCAGCTGGAAAACGCGAGTGAACTACGCCTGGACCATGATGTAACAATCATCCCACCAAAAAAGTATTTCCTACCACAATACGAGACACTGATGAAATACGATTTGGAAAAACAATTTGAAGTAAAACCAAATATGGAAATAAAACCAAGGATAATCATAGGCATACACCCATACGACGTTATAGCATTAGAACAAATGGATAAAGTATACTTGGATTCACAGACAGATGATTTCTACAAAAAAAGACGTGAAGTTACGATAATTATCGCCTCTGATATACAAAACGTATCAGAGTGTTCATTCGCAGCAAGCATGAACACAAACACAACAGACAAAGGATTTGATTTACTACTCACAAACATAGAAACCAAATATGCTATCACAATAGGTTCAGAAAAAGGAAAACGCTTGTTAGAAAAATATGCAAAAACCGAGGACGCAAAAGAAGTAGACATCAAAAAAATTGATGAGGTTCGTAAAAAAACTCTAAGAAAATATAAGAAAAAAGTGATTCTACCAAAAGAAGAATGGTCCTCTGTTCTTGTTGCTAACTATGATAGCGGCATATGGGAAGAACGTTCTGATAGATGTATCGAATGTAGCTCCTGCACAATGGTTTGCCCAACCTGCTATTGCTATGATGTAAAAGACGAAGTCTCCCTCAACCTAAAAACAGGTAACAGGATACGTACTTGGGATGGATGCTTGCTTAAAGATTTCACAAAAGTTGGAAGCGGAGAAGTTTTCAGAGAAGAAATAAAGGATAGATACAGACACAGGTTCTTTAGAAAAGGAAACTACCTGCATGAAAGATACGGTTTTGTCGCATGTGTTGGCTGTGGAAGATGCAGCATCGCATGTTTACCAGATATCGCAGACCCATCAGACGTAATAAACAGTTTATCTCATCACAAAAAATCAGATGATACCAGTAAGTTTTTCATTAAACAAGAAACCAAAATTGCTGAGACAAACATAATACATATGCCAAGAAAAGCAACAATCAAACGAATAGAAAAACTAACAGATGCAGAAAAACTATTTGAGATCGAGCTGGATGACAAAAAACCACTGGGCGGTAAACCAGGGCAGTTCGTAGAGGTATCAATTTTTGGTGTGGGCGAGGCACCATTTGGTTTGGCATCTCCACCAAGTGACTCACCATCTTTTGAAATAGCGGTTAGAAAAGTTGGTAATGTAACCTCTAAACTACATAAGATGTCTGTTGGTGATAAAATCGGTATACGAGGTCCATTTGGCAACGGCTTTGATGTTAAAGCAATGGAAGGCAAAAACCTGATGCTTACAGCTGGTGGAATAGGGATGTACCCGATGAGGTCACTAATAAACTATGTTCTTGATAAAAAAAATCGTAAGAAATTCAAACAGATAATAATACTTTATGGGGCAAAACGCCCAAAAGAAATACTTTTCACAAACGAGATAGAAGAATGGAAGAAATGTGATGACACAGTTTGTAAATTAACTGTTGATAGATGCGAGCAAGGTGAATGCTGGCAGGGTGATATAGGTCTTATAACAACATTGTTCCCGAAGATACGAGTGGATAAACTTGATTCAAAAAACACTATAGCTGTTGTGGTTGGTCCGCCTGTAATGTATAAGTTTGTTATAAAATCCTTACAAACAATGGGTATACCTGATGAAAACATATTTGTTTCATTAGAAAGACGTATGAAATGTGGTGTTGGAAAATGTGGTCACTGTCAGATAAACGGTGTTTATGTTTGCAAAGAAGGCCCAGTGTTCAATTATAAAGAAATAAAAAATTTACCGGAGGCTTTTGAATGA